The Streptomyces kanamyceticus genome window below encodes:
- a CDS encoding glycoside hydrolase family 2: MRLRRPRRRPRISPRLALLLTLALALAGLTAVPAATAAPETPDVRGLKGEYYTQSAPGAFDFHELKATGFDPNIDFDNLEPRLSFATGKADDATVRWTGKVVPEKSGAHTFSITGDNGFRLWVDGKLAIDHWVDDWDKEQTSAPVQLTAGTAYDIKVEYFEHYGGSNLHLRWTEPGGAKKAVPQSAFRLPDGYDYDGATAATVGKDGRTLKLDFAQRIAPPPAGLASHIEAAIGGAKWPLGEVKADPDDPRALLVGLKEPVVGNKQGTARGTADLRYDGKGGLAGEDGESVAAFWSSGPNRSTHELRTKWGDDVTPGNAHREYPRPQLKRDTWQNLNGTWQFAGAEKGEQPPVGKQLKEKILVPYPVESQLSGIQRHEDRMWYRRTFTVPADWQIGKGKRLRLNFGAVDWQSEVYVNGEKVTEHRGGYDKFSADVTDALKPGRTQELIVGVQDPTDSADGANPPVGKQRLDPSGIWYTPSSGIWQTVWMEPVAADHVDSLKLTPDVERGQLALETRGVRDGVPVTAIAYEGGKKVAEVRGRTGDPLTLKISKPRLWSPSDPFLYDLKVSVGRDRVRSYFGMRSISVEKVNGTPRTLLNGKPVFMMATLDQGFWPDGLHTAPSDEALAYDLKMHKEMGFNSVRKHIKVEPDRWFYWADKLGLLVWQDMPSMRSDRNPSTAARAQYEHEMKRLIDEHASHPSIIMWVTFNEGWGQYDVGRIASQAKSWDPTRLVNNMSGLNLGADGGTGDIMDEHGYPSPALPPHPDGERALVSGEYGGLGLAVPGHAWSVQQSYVDVDPAAYTDGYIAKLDELRKLACKGDNGAVYTQITDVEGELNGLLTYDRRVVKPDVKRLKAAHEALIRDASQATVPGCASS, translated from the coding sequence GTGCGCCTACGACGTCCCAGAAGACGCCCGAGAATCAGCCCACGACTGGCACTGCTGCTCACCCTGGCCCTCGCCCTCGCGGGCCTGACCGCCGTGCCCGCGGCGACCGCGGCCCCCGAAACCCCCGACGTACGCGGCCTGAAGGGCGAGTACTACACCCAGTCCGCCCCCGGGGCCTTCGACTTCCACGAGCTCAAGGCCACCGGCTTCGACCCGAACATCGACTTCGACAACCTGGAGCCGCGCCTGTCCTTCGCCACCGGCAAGGCCGACGACGCCACCGTCCGCTGGACCGGCAAGGTCGTCCCGGAGAAGTCCGGCGCCCACACCTTTTCGATCACCGGTGACAACGGCTTCCGCCTCTGGGTCGACGGGAAGCTCGCCATCGACCACTGGGTCGACGACTGGGACAAGGAACAGACCTCCGCACCCGTCCAGTTGACCGCGGGCACGGCCTACGACATCAAGGTCGAGTACTTCGAGCACTACGGAGGATCCAACCTCCACCTGCGCTGGACCGAACCCGGCGGAGCGAAGAAGGCCGTGCCGCAGTCCGCGTTCCGGCTCCCCGACGGCTATGACTATGACGGCGCCACCGCCGCCACGGTCGGCAAGGACGGCCGCACCCTCAAGCTCGACTTCGCCCAGCGGATCGCCCCGCCCCCGGCCGGACTCGCCTCGCACATCGAGGCCGCCATCGGCGGCGCCAAGTGGCCGCTCGGCGAGGTCAAGGCGGATCCGGACGACCCGCGGGCGCTCCTGGTCGGGCTCAAGGAACCCGTCGTCGGCAACAAGCAGGGCACCGCGCGCGGCACCGCCGACCTGCGCTACGACGGCAAGGGCGGACTCGCGGGCGAGGACGGCGAATCCGTCGCCGCGTTCTGGAGCAGCGGCCCGAACCGGTCGACGCACGAACTGCGCACGAAGTGGGGCGACGACGTCACGCCCGGCAACGCCCACCGCGAGTACCCCCGCCCGCAGTTGAAGCGCGACACCTGGCAGAACCTCAACGGAACCTGGCAGTTCGCGGGCGCGGAGAAGGGCGAGCAGCCCCCGGTGGGCAAGCAGTTGAAGGAGAAGATCCTCGTTCCGTACCCCGTGGAGTCGCAGCTCTCCGGGATCCAGCGGCACGAGGATCGCATGTGGTACCGCCGTACCTTCACCGTCCCCGCCGACTGGCAGATCGGCAAGGGCAAGCGGCTCAGGCTGAACTTCGGCGCCGTCGACTGGCAGTCCGAGGTGTACGTCAACGGCGAGAAGGTCACCGAACACCGGGGCGGCTACGACAAGTTCAGCGCCGACGTCACCGACGCGCTGAAGCCGGGACGCACCCAGGAGCTCATCGTCGGCGTCCAGGACCCGACCGACTCGGCGGACGGCGCGAACCCGCCCGTCGGCAAGCAGCGCCTGGACCCCAGTGGCATCTGGTACACGCCCTCATCCGGCATCTGGCAGACGGTGTGGATGGAGCCGGTCGCCGCCGACCACGTCGACTCGCTGAAGCTCACGCCGGACGTAGAACGCGGCCAACTGGCATTGGAGACCAGGGGAGTTCGGGACGGCGTTCCCGTCACGGCGATCGCGTACGAGGGCGGCAAGAAGGTCGCAGAGGTGCGCGGCAGGACCGGCGACCCGCTCACCCTGAAGATCAGCAAGCCGCGCCTGTGGTCACCGAGCGACCCGTTCCTCTACGACCTGAAGGTGAGCGTCGGCCGCGACCGCGTGCGGAGCTACTTCGGGATGCGCTCGATCTCCGTGGAGAAGGTGAACGGCACCCCGCGCACCTTGCTCAACGGCAAGCCCGTCTTCATGATGGCCACGCTCGACCAGGGCTTCTGGCCCGACGGACTGCACACCGCGCCGAGCGACGAGGCCCTCGCGTACGACCTGAAGATGCACAAGGAGATGGGCTTCAACTCCGTGCGCAAACACATCAAGGTCGAGCCCGACCGCTGGTTCTACTGGGCGGACAAGCTGGGCCTGCTGGTGTGGCAGGACATGCCGTCCATGCGCTCCGACCGCAATCCGAGCACGGCGGCCCGTGCCCAGTACGAGCACGAGATGAAGCGGCTGATCGACGAGCACGCCAGTCATCCCTCGATCATCATGTGGGTCACCTTCAACGAGGGCTGGGGGCAGTACGACGTGGGGCGCATCGCCTCGCAGGCCAAGTCCTGGGACCCGACGCGCCTGGTGAACAACATGTCGGGGCTCAATCTCGGGGCCGACGGCGGCACCGGCGACATCATGGACGAGCACGGCTATCCGAGCCCCGCGCTGCCACCGCACCCCGACGGTGAACGGGCCCTGGTGAGCGGCGAGTACGGCGGACTCGGACTCGCGGTGCCCGGCCACGCCTGGTCGGTGCAGCAGAGTTACGTCGACGTGGATCCGGCCGCCTACACGGACGGCTACATCGCCAAGCTCGACGAGCTGCGCAAGCTCGCCTGCAAGGGCGACAACGGCGCGGTCTACACCCAGATCACGGACGTGGAAGGCGAGTTGAACGGTCTGCTCACCTACGACCGCAGGGTCGTCAAGCCCGATGTGAAGCGGCTGAAAGCGGCGCACGAAGCGCTGATCCGCGACGCGTCGCAGGCCACGGTGCCGGGCTGCGCGAGTTCCTGA
- a CDS encoding LacI family DNA-binding transcriptional regulator — MRVSLKDVAERAGVSIKTVSNVVNKYQHVTPAMRARVQEAIDELGYRPNLTARHLRKGRTGIIALAVPELGNPYFAELAGAVIDAAAEHEFTVLLDHTRGDREQEVLVSQGFRTRVIDGLILSPLELESEDLRGREDDVPLVLLGEREYDQPYDHIAIDNVAAARTAVRHLIGRGRTSIAFLGARTDSANRPAHLRLAGWREELTAAGIAAPESLVGPVGGWDRWDGAKAMARMLDAGVRPDAVFAYNDLVAIGAMRVLHERGLRVPWDVAVVGFDDIAEGQFGAVTLTTVAPDKRAIARLAVESLLRSLATPAEPGGREITAEFRLVERESTLGRR; from the coding sequence GTGCGGGTTAGCCTCAAGGACGTCGCGGAGCGCGCGGGCGTCTCGATCAAGACCGTCTCGAACGTGGTGAACAAGTATCAGCACGTCACCCCGGCGATGCGGGCCCGCGTGCAGGAGGCCATCGACGAGCTCGGCTACCGGCCGAACCTGACGGCGAGGCATCTGCGCAAAGGGCGTACGGGCATCATCGCGCTCGCCGTCCCCGAACTGGGCAACCCCTACTTCGCCGAACTCGCGGGCGCCGTCATCGACGCGGCCGCCGAGCACGAGTTCACCGTACTGCTCGACCACACCCGCGGCGACCGTGAGCAGGAGGTCCTGGTCAGCCAGGGGTTTCGCACCCGGGTCATCGACGGCCTGATCCTGAGCCCGCTGGAGCTGGAGTCGGAGGACCTGCGGGGCCGCGAGGACGACGTGCCGCTCGTGCTGCTCGGCGAGCGCGAGTACGACCAGCCCTACGACCACATCGCGATCGACAACGTCGCGGCGGCCCGCACAGCGGTGCGCCACCTCATCGGCCGCGGCCGCACCAGCATCGCCTTCCTCGGCGCCCGCACGGACTCCGCGAACCGCCCCGCCCACCTGCGCCTCGCGGGCTGGCGCGAGGAGTTGACGGCCGCCGGGATCGCGGCGCCCGAGAGCCTGGTGGGCCCGGTCGGCGGCTGGGACCGGTGGGACGGCGCCAAGGCCATGGCGCGGATGCTGGACGCGGGGGTGCGGCCCGACGCCGTGTTCGCGTACAACGACCTGGTGGCGATCGGCGCGATGCGGGTGCTGCACGAGCGGGGTCTTCGGGTGCCGTGGGACGTCGCGGTGGTGGGCTTCGACGACATCGCCGAGGGGCAGTTCGGGGCGGTCACGCTCACCACGGTCGCGCCGGACAAGCGGGCCATCGCGCGGCTCGCGGTCGAGTCGCTGCTGCGCAGTCTGGCCACCCCCGCCGAACCCGGCGGACGCGAAATCACCGCGGAATTCCGCCTGGTGGAGCGCGAGAGCACGCTCGGACGCCGCTGA
- a CDS encoding ABC transporter substrate-binding protein encodes MKPIILRTSARTLLAVGLAASLALTAGCAKSEDDASDDKSAAGGDAGQAVSEQGGKTCAIGAYGGKKLDLKDATVGFSQSEKEANPFRIAETASLKAEADKRGVELLTANAQSQFSKQISDVQDLIAKGADLLVIAPLNSDGWEPVLRAAGAKHIPIVTIDRKINATACKDYVSFIGSDFVEQGKRAADQMIRTTGGKGKIAILLGAAGNNVTTERTKGFEDRIKEKAPDLKVVFKQTGEFAREKGQQVTEQLIQSKPDITGIYAENDEMGLGAVNALKGAGKTAGDVKIVTIDGTKGAVRGIVDGWIDGVIESNPRFGPLAFQTLDDFTQGKKVGQDIVIKDSAYTKDNAKSDLAKAY; translated from the coding sequence ATGAAGCCGATCATCCTCCGTACCTCAGCCAGGACCCTGCTCGCCGTCGGCCTCGCCGCGAGCCTCGCCCTCACCGCCGGGTGCGCCAAGTCGGAGGACGACGCATCCGACGACAAGAGCGCCGCGGGCGGTGACGCGGGCCAGGCCGTCTCGGAGCAGGGCGGCAAGACCTGCGCGATAGGCGCCTACGGCGGCAAGAAACTCGATCTCAAGGACGCGACCGTGGGCTTCTCGCAGTCCGAGAAGGAAGCCAACCCGTTCCGCATCGCCGAGACGGCCTCCCTCAAGGCCGAGGCCGACAAGCGCGGCGTCGAACTCCTCACGGCCAACGCCCAGTCACAGTTCTCCAAGCAGATCAGCGACGTCCAGGACCTCATCGCCAAGGGCGCGGACCTGCTGGTCATCGCGCCGCTGAACTCCGACGGCTGGGAGCCCGTGCTGCGTGCGGCGGGCGCCAAGCACATCCCGATCGTCACCATCGACCGCAAGATCAACGCGACCGCCTGCAAGGACTACGTCTCGTTCATCGGCTCCGACTTCGTCGAACAGGGCAAGCGGGCGGCCGACCAGATGATCAGGACCACGGGCGGCAAGGGCAAGATCGCGATCCTCCTCGGCGCGGCGGGCAACAACGTCACCACCGAGCGCACCAAGGGCTTCGAGGACCGCATCAAGGAGAAGGCACCCGACCTGAAGGTCGTCTTCAAGCAGACCGGCGAGTTCGCCCGCGAGAAGGGCCAGCAGGTCACCGAGCAGCTGATCCAGTCGAAGCCTGACATCACCGGAATCTACGCCGAGAACGACGAGATGGGCCTCGGCGCTGTCAACGCCCTCAAGGGCGCGGGCAAGACGGCCGGCGACGTGAAGATCGTGACGATCGACGGCACCAAGGGCGCGGTGCGCGGCATCGTGGACGGCTGGATCGACGGCGTCATCGAGTCCAACCCCCGCTTCGGCCCGCTCGCCTTCCAGACCCTGGACGACTTCACCCAAGGCAAGAAGGTCGGCCAGGACATCGTCATCAAGGACAGCGCGTACACCAAGGACAACGCCAAGTCGGACCTCGCCAAGGCGTACTGA
- a CDS encoding sugar ABC transporter ATP-binding protein codes for MLSAKAVSKTFPGVRALDEVDFTARAGEVHALIGENGAGKSTLIKVLTGVYAPDTGELTYNGTPARFTTPLDAQHAGISTIYQEVNLVPLMSVARNLFLGREPRGRLGLIDFSRMHRDAEEALRDLGVTVDVRRPLRELGVGAQQMVALARAASVDARVVVMDEPTSSLEPREVRTLFGVIRTLRERGIAVIYVSHRLDELYEICDTVTVLRDGKVVHNGALADLDRLRLVALMLGREIETVRKEGLTNFTGTHDTETEPVLVAENLTVSHHLHDVSVTIRPGEVVGLGGLLGSGRSETAKAIAGALPTDSGRVTIAGERIRTGSTPAAIRAGISLLPEDRKAEGIVPGLSVRENIALAALPRLSRFGLVDERRIDELVDTFIRRLRIKASSPHQKVGELSGGNQQKVLLARWLAMHPKVLLLDEPTRGIDIGAKAEVQSLIDELAEQGLGVLLISSDTEELIEGSDRVVVLKDGETVAELTGPEVTEQNLLRAIATTEPA; via the coding sequence ATGCTGTCAGCTAAGGCGGTATCCAAGACGTTCCCCGGCGTACGCGCCCTGGACGAGGTCGACTTCACCGCACGCGCGGGCGAGGTGCACGCCCTCATCGGCGAGAACGGGGCGGGCAAGTCCACCCTGATCAAGGTCCTGACCGGCGTCTACGCCCCCGACACGGGCGAGTTGACGTACAACGGCACTCCCGCCCGCTTCACGACCCCGCTCGACGCCCAGCACGCGGGCATCTCCACCATCTATCAGGAGGTCAACCTCGTCCCCCTGATGAGCGTGGCCCGCAACCTCTTCCTGGGCCGCGAGCCGCGCGGCCGCCTCGGCCTGATCGACTTCAGCCGCATGCACCGCGACGCCGAGGAGGCCCTGCGCGACCTGGGCGTCACCGTCGACGTCCGGCGCCCCCTGCGCGAACTGGGCGTGGGCGCCCAGCAGATGGTGGCCCTGGCCCGCGCCGCCTCGGTCGACGCGCGCGTCGTGGTGATGGACGAGCCCACGTCCTCCCTGGAACCACGCGAGGTGCGCACCCTCTTCGGGGTGATCCGCACGCTGCGCGAACGCGGCATAGCGGTGATCTACGTGAGCCACCGCCTGGACGAGCTGTACGAGATATGCGACACCGTCACCGTGCTGCGGGACGGCAAGGTGGTGCACAACGGCGCCCTGGCCGACCTCGACCGGCTGCGGCTCGTGGCACTGATGCTGGGCAGGGAGATCGAAACCGTACGGAAAGAAGGCCTGACGAACTTCACGGGCACCCACGACACCGAGACCGAACCCGTACTCGTGGCCGAGAACTTGACGGTGAGTCACCATCTGCACGACGTATCGGTCACGATCCGTCCCGGGGAGGTGGTGGGCCTGGGCGGCCTGCTCGGCTCGGGCCGCAGCGAGACGGCGAAGGCGATCGCCGGGGCCCTGCCGACCGATTCCGGCCGTGTCACGATCGCGGGCGAGCGCATCCGCACCGGCAGCACGCCCGCCGCCATCCGGGCGGGCATCAGCCTGCTCCCCGAGGACCGCAAGGCCGAGGGCATCGTCCCCGGCCTCTCCGTCCGCGAGAACATCGCCCTGGCCGCGCTCCCCCGCCTGTCCCGCTTCGGCCTGGTGGACGAGAGGCGCATCGACGAACTGGTCGACACCTTCATCAGACGCCTGCGCATCAAGGCGTCGAGCCCGCACCAGAAGGTCGGCGAACTGTCCGGCGGCAACCAGCAGAAGGTCCTGCTGGCCCGCTGGCTCGCGATGCACCCCAAGGTCCTCCTCCTGGACGAGCCGACCCGGGGCATCGACATCGGCGCGAAGGCCGAAGTCCAGTCACTCATCGACGAGTTGGCCGAGCAGGGCCTCGGCGTCCTGCTGATCTCCTCGGACACCGAGGAGCTGATCGAGGGTTCGGACCGCGTGGTGGTGCTCAAGGACGGCGAGACGGTGGCGGAACTGACCGGCCCCGAGGTCACCGAGCAGAACCTCCTGCGCGCCATAGCGACGACGGAGCCCGCATGA
- a CDS encoding ABC transporter permease, with protein sequence MTTDLAVPRTKATDRDRLRRQLQEYGVYLGVAALLIVNILFTPHFLSTENFRTQAVQVAPVLIVALGMALAIGSEGVDLSVGSVMALSTSLISLYLGYGIWMALAAAVLGGAAVGVANGALIAFIGVQPIVATLALMVAGRGIALVLLPQLKDVHDPGMAALGSGDLLGIPYLVLIATALTLLVAFVVRRTTFGRQLLAIGDSRPAARLAGLPVRRVLILVYVASGALAAIAGVLATARLTASDPTSLGTLMELSAITAVVVGGTPLSGGRVRIGGTVAGAVLIQLLTATLIKHDLPPSWTQIAQAVVIILAVYAARERVKR encoded by the coding sequence ATGACGACCGACCTGGCAGTGCCCCGCACGAAGGCCACGGACCGAGACCGCCTGCGCCGCCAACTCCAGGAATACGGAGTCTACTTGGGCGTCGCCGCCCTCCTCATCGTCAACATCCTCTTCACCCCGCACTTCCTCTCCACCGAGAACTTCCGCACCCAGGCGGTCCAGGTGGCCCCCGTCCTGATCGTCGCCCTCGGCATGGCCCTGGCCATCGGCAGCGAGGGCGTCGACCTCTCCGTCGGCTCCGTCATGGCACTGTCGACCTCCCTCATCTCGCTCTACCTCGGCTACGGCATCTGGATGGCGCTGGCCGCCGCCGTCCTGGGCGGCGCCGCCGTGGGCGTCGCGAACGGCGCACTCATCGCGTTCATCGGCGTGCAGCCCATCGTCGCGACCCTCGCCCTGATGGTCGCGGGACGAGGAATCGCCCTCGTCCTTCTCCCCCAGCTCAAGGACGTCCACGACCCGGGCATGGCCGCCCTCGGCTCGGGCGACCTCCTCGGCATCCCCTACCTCGTACTGATCGCCACGGCCCTGACCCTCCTCGTCGCCTTCGTCGTGCGCCGCACCACCTTCGGCCGCCAGCTCCTGGCGATCGGCGACAGCCGCCCCGCGGCCCGCCTGGCCGGCCTCCCCGTGCGCCGCGTCCTGATCCTCGTGTACGTCGCCTCCGGCGCCCTCGCGGCCATCGCGGGCGTCCTCGCCACCGCACGTCTGACCGCGAGCGACCCGACCTCGCTCGGCACCCTGATGGAACTCTCCGCGATCACCGCGGTCGTCGTCGGCGGCACCCCGCTGAGCGGCGGCCGCGTCCGCATCGGCGGCACCGTCGCGGGCGCGGTCCTCATCCAACTGCTCACCGCCACGCTCATCAAGCACGACCTGCCCCCGTCGTGGACGCAGATCGCCCAGGCCGTGGTGATCATCCTCGCCGTCTACGCGGCCCGCGAAAGGGTCAAGCGATGA
- a CDS encoding ABC transporter permease: MTTPTNTPTDAVPPTATAPAPSWQDEATGPARAERLSALAQQHGALVTLIVAVSAASLSFDTFLTTDNLGNMAVSSAFLAVVALGMTFVIITGGIDLSVGSLFALGGVLAAWGSQYGTAVALLLPLAVCALIGLVNGLLIARSRLAPFIVTLAAMLGARGILLAVTDEGSRTYLVDKDSFFAKLGQGEALGIGVPVWITLALFVAGAVTLRRSRFGQYVYAVGGNEDAAALMGAPVARTKIAVYTLSGLCAGLAGALNAAWLVSGVTILGSGMELEAISAVVIGGTLLTGGFGFISGSLVGVLLLKVIQNVINQIGSLDSAYQQVVSGAFLAVVVMAQTWLGRRRRVL; this comes from the coding sequence ATGACCACGCCCACGAACACCCCGACGGACGCCGTGCCTCCCACCGCCACCGCGCCCGCACCGTCCTGGCAGGACGAGGCCACGGGCCCCGCCCGCGCCGAACGCCTGAGCGCCCTGGCCCAGCAGCACGGCGCGCTGGTCACGCTGATCGTCGCGGTGTCCGCCGCGTCACTGAGCTTCGACACGTTCCTGACGACCGACAACCTGGGCAACATGGCGGTGTCGTCCGCGTTCCTCGCGGTCGTCGCGCTCGGCATGACGTTCGTGATCATCACCGGTGGCATCGACCTGTCGGTCGGCTCGCTGTTCGCGCTCGGCGGGGTCCTCGCCGCGTGGGGGTCCCAGTACGGAACGGCCGTGGCGCTCCTGCTCCCGCTCGCCGTATGCGCCCTGATCGGCCTGGTCAACGGCCTGCTCATCGCCCGCTCCCGGCTCGCGCCCTTCATCGTGACGCTGGCGGCGATGCTGGGCGCGCGCGGCATTCTCCTCGCCGTCACGGACGAGGGTTCCCGGACGTACCTGGTGGACAAGGACTCGTTCTTCGCGAAGCTCGGCCAGGGCGAGGCGCTCGGCATCGGCGTACCCGTGTGGATCACCCTCGCCCTGTTCGTCGCGGGCGCGGTGACGCTGCGGCGCAGCCGTTTCGGGCAGTACGTGTACGCGGTGGGCGGCAACGAGGACGCGGCGGCCCTGATGGGCGCGCCGGTGGCCCGTACGAAGATCGCGGTCTACACCCTGTCGGGCCTCTGCGCGGGCCTCGCGGGCGCGCTCAACGCGGCGTGGCTGGTCTCCGGGGTGACGATCCTCGGCTCCGGCATGGAGCTGGAGGCGATCTCCGCGGTCGTCATCGGCGGCACGCTGCTCACCGGCGGATTCGGCTTCATCAGCGGGTCGTTGGTGGGGGTGCTGCTCCTGAAGGTGATCCAGAACGTGATCAACCAGATCGGCTCGCTGGACTCGGCGTACCAGCAGGTGGTCAGCGGCGCGTTCCTGGCGGTGGTGGTGATGGCACAGACGTGGCTGGGCCGCAGGCGGCGGGTGCTCTGA
- the glgC gene encoding glucose-1-phosphate adenylyltransferase → MRGGPSVLGIVLAGGEGKRLMPLTADRAKPAVTFGGTYRLVDFVLSSLVNGDILRICVLTQYKSHSLDRHVTTTWRMSSLLGNYVTPVPAQQRLGPRWYSGSADAILQSLNLVHDEQPDYIAVFGADHVYRMDPRQMLKQHIENGAAVTVAGIRVPRADASSFGIITPARDGTKVERFLEKPTDPPGLPGSPNQVYASMGNYLFTTKTLVDALQQDAEDPDSVHDMGGSILPLLTERGLAQVYDFDENHVPGETPRDHGYWRDVGSLDSYYEAHMDLISDHPVFNLDNRRWPIYTHPGGLPPTKFCAGGIAGESIVSPGCVIRGQVTRSVLSPGVSVEEGAVVQGSVLHDSVRVGRGAVVRGAVLDKNVDVPPGATIGVNPERDEELYTVSKGGVIALGKGQIVPG, encoded by the coding sequence ATGCGCGGTGGACCTTCGGTGCTGGGAATCGTGCTCGCGGGCGGGGAGGGCAAGCGGCTGATGCCGCTCACCGCCGACCGCGCCAAACCCGCCGTCACGTTCGGCGGGACGTACCGCCTCGTCGACTTCGTCCTGTCCAGCCTCGTCAACGGCGACATCCTGCGCATCTGCGTCCTGACGCAGTACAAGTCGCACTCCCTGGACCGCCACGTGACGACGACCTGGCGCATGTCCAGCCTGCTGGGCAACTACGTCACCCCCGTGCCCGCCCAGCAGCGCCTGGGACCACGCTGGTACTCGGGCAGCGCCGACGCCATCCTGCAGTCCCTCAACCTCGTCCACGACGAACAGCCCGACTACATCGCGGTGTTCGGCGCCGACCACGTCTACCGCATGGACCCGCGGCAGATGCTCAAGCAGCACATCGAGAACGGCGCCGCGGTGACTGTCGCGGGGATCAGGGTGCCGCGCGCCGACGCCTCCTCCTTCGGCATCATCACGCCCGCGCGCGACGGGACGAAGGTCGAGCGCTTCCTGGAGAAGCCGACCGACCCGCCGGGCCTGCCGGGATCCCCGAACCAGGTCTACGCCTCCATGGGCAACTACCTCTTCACCACCAAGACCCTCGTCGACGCCCTCCAGCAGGACGCCGAGGACCCGGACTCCGTGCACGACATGGGCGGTTCCATCCTGCCGCTGCTCACCGAGCGCGGCCTCGCCCAGGTGTACGACTTCGACGAGAACCACGTGCCGGGCGAGACCCCGCGCGACCACGGCTACTGGCGTGACGTCGGCAGCCTCGACTCGTACTACGAAGCGCACATGGACCTGATCTCCGACCACCCCGTCTTCAACCTGGACAACCGGCGCTGGCCCATCTACACCCACCCGGGCGGCCTGCCGCCCACCAAGTTCTGCGCGGGCGGCATCGCGGGGGAGTCGATCGTCAGCCCCGGCTGCGTCATCCGCGGCCAGGTCACCCGCTCCGTCCTCTCGCCCGGCGTCAGCGTCGAGGAGGGCGCGGTCGTGCAGGGCTCCGTGCTCCACGACAGCGTGCGGGTGGGGCGCGGCGCGGTGGTGCGGGGCGCCGTGCTCGACAAGAACGTCGACGTACCGCCGGGGGCGACGATCGGGGTCAATCCGGAGCGGGACGAGGAGCTCTACACCGTGTCCAAGGGGGGCGTGATCGCGCTGGGGAAGGGGCAGATCGTGCCCGGCTGA